A genomic stretch from Salarias fasciatus unplaced genomic scaffold, fSalaFa1.1, whole genome shotgun sequence includes:
- the LOC115385667 gene encoding 5-hydroxytryptamine receptor 3C-like has product MFLTGSFLLIFLTGGFSSSPPPVPVSEDTAGLPGPVETEDYSPGHYYDDPRLPGGFSSSPPPVPTRVPEGTPKPECGMRGTFDSAEFHAKYVLNMTNPPEYLREYFASFYDSPDPCDLYCNYDQVIDKLQLDKLKEKLTLSRPVQSHRILTYVYLEMVIASILNVKASEQLFVTHMWLYMSWNNQFISWDPQKFCGIKHIVVRSDTLWKPDIIIEEMLEKDKIAPSPFLKVNSFGEVEHRIDQVVTGTCRMNVYKFPYDTQRCTISFKSLMHSDDEIRFVVNTNTTVISKWSHHAMQSKHEWRFVKMTVTNKTNSFYFGSNQTVIVYTVFMQRRPIQHAVNFLLPIFFFLCMDLASYLIPDSGEQKISFRITVLLAVTVLQLILHEILPSSSDRVPLIAVYCIGIFFMMLISLLEAILATYLIQKDSETQDCRTDGDQSSNSERTVSFCGFSKEWKNSSKRSSLRHTPADQTPSDSKETNSEKPEVSMNMTQEAGELEEDSDVSWKDEEKPGYWTRRVRRINRGFSSSTSLQPGVSSLHVLPVDHSG; this is encoded by the exons GTGGATTcagctccagtcctcctccagtcccgACCAGAGTTCCAG AGGGAACACCTAAGCCCGAGTGTGGGATGAGAGGAACCTTTGACAGTGCAGAGTTCCACG CTAAATACGTGTTGAACATGACGAATCCTCCTGAGTATCTCAGAGAGTACTTCGCAAGCTTCTATGACTCTCCAG ATCCTTGTGACCTGTACTGTAATTATGATCAGGTTATAGACAAACTGCAACTGGATAAACTAAAGGAGAAGTTGACCCTCAGTCGGCCGGTTCAAAGTCACCGCATTCTCACCTATGTTTACCTGGAAATGGTGATCGCTTCCATCCTGAATGTG AAAGCGAGTGAGCAGCTTTTTGTGACTCATATGTGGCTTTATATG TCCTGGAACAACCAGTTCATTTCCTGGGATCCTCAAAAGTTTTGTGGAATTAAACACATCGTCGTTCGTAGCGACACTTTGTGGAAACCAGACATAATTATTGAGGAGAT GCTGGAGAAGGACAAAATCGCTCCGAGTCCTTTCCTCAAGGTCAACTCATTCGGCGAGGTGGAACATCGGATCGATCAGGTGGTGACGGGCACCTGTCGCATGAACGTTTACAAGTTCCCCTATGACACCCAGCGGTGCACCATCTCCTTTAAGTCTCTGATGCACTCAG ATGACGAGATACGCTTCGTGgtcaacacaaacaccacagtCATCTCGAAGTGGTCTCACCACGCCATGCAGTCGAAGCACGAGTGGCGGTTTGTTAAGATGACGGTCACCAACAAAACCAACAGCTTCTACTTCGGATCCAACCAGACTGTGATAGTTTACACG GTTTTCATGCAGAGGAGGCCGATCCAGCACGCCGTCAACTTCCTGCTGcccatcttcttcttcctgtgtatGGACCTGGCCTCCTACCTGATCCCAGACAGCGGAGAGCAGAAGATCAGCTTCAGGATCACAGTGCTGCTCGCCGTCACGGTGCTGCAGCTGATTCTCCACGAGATTCTGCCCTCCTCGTCCGACAGGGTGCCTCTGATCG ccgTCTACTGCATCGGGATTTTCTTTATGATGCTGATCAGCCTCCTGGAGGCCATTTTGGCCACGTATCTGATCCAGAAGGACTCGGAAACCCAAGACTGCCGAACCGATGGAGACCAAAGCAGCAACTCAGAGAGAACAGTCAGTTTCTGTGGCTTTTCCAAAG AGTGGAAGAACAGCAGCAAGCGCTCCTCTCTCCGCCACACACCGGCCGATCAAACCCCGTCTGACAGCAAGGAG ACTAACAGTGAGAAACCAGAGGTGAGCATGAACATGACCCAGGAGGCAGGCGAGCTGGAGGAAGACTCCGATGTTTCCTGGAAGGACGAGGAGAAACCCGGCTACTGGACCCGACGGGTCCGGAGGATCAACAGAGGCTTCTCATCCTCTACCTCACTACAGCCCGGTGTTTCTAgtctacatgttctccctgtggaccACTCCGGATGA